One candidate division WOR-3 bacterium DNA window includes the following coding sequences:
- the yidD gene encoding membrane protein insertion efficiency factor YidD — protein MIKCIFLTDALKSKENYPPKNVTVVKLRILKKSYYSFLYLIIVFLLFGFSFMVLPNVGLAYNSLTITTNWTLSFYKKIISPLQGQHICNFSPTCSQFFKASVNKYGFLIGSIMGVDRLLRCNPSAWSYLDRYYYGIHNDRIYDPPENHYFKTSNYKYQISKSNWENLYPHRRPQISYNLPHSDAITAKLLKDLDFADFLFDNQDYLRAIGEYKRILFYLTPTDDNLKLKQYIQLKTAESYLKLKDYNRALFYFSQQENPYFYFGQARVYFEQGDYKKTRARLHLLENTQLDKERIILAGYSYYKERNFKTGAQFFEENKVKDTTNTIFIELAKYNGSNIKHRNQAVSILMSSVIPGLGQIYCGRFGDGLYSFITVIGSGLIAHHYYRNDDSRIKFSIFTFLTAYFWAGNVYGALISARDYNELQIRNYQTQIDNVISSFDFTQNYQYLIRDKSNKN, from the coding sequence ATGATTAAATGTATTTTTCTAACCGATGCTCTTAAAAGCAAAGAAAACTATCCTCCGAAAAATGTTACTGTTGTGAAACTTCGTATACTCAAAAAATCATATTATTCATTTTTATATTTGATAATTGTATTTTTACTATTTGGTTTTTCATTTATGGTTTTGCCTAATGTAGGTTTAGCCTATAATTCATTAACCATTACCACTAATTGGACTTTATCTTTTTATAAAAAAATTATTTCACCTTTACAAGGACAGCATATTTGTAATTTTTCTCCTACTTGTTCACAATTCTTTAAAGCCAGTGTCAATAAATATGGTTTTTTAATTGGTTCTATTATGGGTGTTGACCGGTTATTAAGGTGCAATCCTTCTGCTTGGAGTTATCTTGACCGATATTATTACGGAATTCATAACGACCGAATTTATGACCCACCCGAAAATCATTATTTTAAGACATCAAACTACAAATATCAAATATCGAAGTCTAATTGGGAAAATTTATATCCACATCGTCGTCCTCAGATATCATACAATTTACCGCATTCTGATGCTATCACTGCGAAACTACTAAAGGATTTAGATTTTGCCGATTTTCTTTTTGACAACCAAGATTATCTGCGGGCAATCGGTGAATATAAACGAATACTTTTTTATTTAACACCGACTGATGACAACTTAAAACTTAAACAATATATCCAATTAAAAACAGCAGAATCATATCTAAAACTAAAAGACTACAACCGTGCCTTGTTTTATTTTAGTCAACAGGAAAATCCATACTTTTATTTTGGTCAAGCCCGAGTATATTTTGAACAAGGTGATTACAAAAAGACAAGAGCTAGGTTACATCTCTTAGAAAATACTCAACTGGATAAAGAAAGAATAATTCTTGCAGGCTATTCATATTATAAAGAACGAAATTTTAAGACGGGAGCACAATTTTTTGAAGAAAATAAAGTCAAGGATACTACAAATACTATATTTATTGAGTTAGCAAAATACAACGGTTCAAATATAAAACATCGCAATCAAGCAGTATCAATTTTAATGTCTTCAGTTATCCCGGGTTTAGGTCAAATTTATTGCGGACGATTTGGCGACGGTTTGTATTCGTTTATAACTGTCATTGGTTCTGGTTTGATTGCCCATCATTATTATCGCAACGATGATTCCCGAATAAAGTTCAGCATCTTTACCTTTCTGACTGCGTATTTTTGGGCAGGAAATGTCTATGGTGCCTTAATTTCAGCACGAGATTATAATGAATTGCAAATTAGAAATTATCAAACTCAGATTGACAATGTTATAAGTAGTTTTGATTTTACTCAGAATTACCAATATTTAATTAGGGATAAATCAAATAAAAATTAA
- the ade gene encoding adenine deaminase: MVLPNIKPKKILPKIIKRRIDIASGRIKGSLLLRNARVVNVFSGEVLDTNILIDNKVICGIGNDYIKADHIIDISGLYALPGFIDAHLHIESSLLSLSEFARLLLISGTTTIVADPHEITNVLGTKGIDYILNASKDFPLDIFLTMPSCVPSTIMETAGGLISAQEINVYLKKERILGLAEMMNFPGVVYAFPDVIEKIVVAKQFEKIIDGHCPKLTGRLLQAYLSAGIVSDHESTDVKEAQEKLRSGMYIMIREGSAAKNLSSLYPLINLRNARRLMLVSDDKHPDELLSEGHLNAVLRKIVKLGIDPITAIQMVTLNPAEYFRLYNRGAIAPGKLADITVVDDLNDFNVKMVVKNGKIIVQNMQLMVKIPDYQDRRVFHTMKVRPFTKSALKVKAQDGKIKVIKIIPNQIITEMWLTNPKIIKKEVVPDFERDILKLVVCERHKKTGNIGVGFVSGFGLKKGALASSVSHDSHNIIAVGTNDDDIYYAIKSLIKLGGGFVAVDKEKIKASLPLPIAGLMSNEPAEIVSNKLKELIRIGKLWGVKIDNPFITLSFLALPVIPELKLTDKGLIDVNRFKIVPLWDK, from the coding sequence ATGGTTCTGCCAAACATTAAGCCGAAAAAGATACTTCCAAAGATAATAAAGAGAAGAATTGATATTGCCTCTGGTCGTATTAAAGGATCATTGCTTTTAAGAAATGCTAGGGTCGTTAATGTATTTTCCGGGGAAGTTCTTGATACCAATATATTAATTGATAATAAGGTCATCTGCGGCATCGGTAATGATTATATAAAAGCAGACCATATCATTGATATTTCTGGTCTATACGCCTTACCAGGATTTATTGATGCGCATCTTCATATTGAGAGTTCGCTTTTGAGTTTGTCAGAATTTGCCCGGCTCTTACTTATTTCTGGTACGACAACAATTGTCGCCGATCCTCATGAGATAACAAACGTTTTAGGAACTAAAGGAATTGATTATATTTTGAATGCCAGTAAAGATTTTCCCTTGGATATCTTTTTGACGATGCCATCTTGTGTTCCATCAACCATTATGGAAACTGCTGGTGGTTTAATATCGGCGCAAGAGATAAATGTTTATTTGAAAAAAGAGAGAATTTTAGGTTTGGCCGAAATGATGAATTTCCCTGGAGTAGTTTATGCATTTCCTGATGTTATCGAAAAGATAGTGGTGGCTAAACAATTTGAAAAAATAATTGATGGTCATTGTCCTAAGTTAACTGGTAGACTACTTCAGGCGTATTTAAGTGCAGGTATAGTATCTGACCATGAATCTACTGATGTTAAAGAAGCCCAAGAGAAACTGCGGTCTGGGATGTATATTATGATTCGCGAAGGTTCAGCAGCAAAAAATCTTTCTTCGCTCTATCCATTAATTAATTTGCGCAATGCCCGACGTTTAATGCTGGTGAGCGATGATAAACATCCCGATGAATTATTATCTGAAGGGCACCTTAATGCAGTTTTGAGAAAAATAGTTAAGTTAGGAATAGACCCTATTACTGCAATTCAAATGGTGACACTAAATCCAGCCGAGTACTTTCGTTTGTATAATCGCGGTGCAATTGCTCCAGGGAAATTAGCCGATATTACCGTTGTTGATGACTTAAATGATTTTAATGTCAAAATGGTTGTAAAAAATGGTAAGATTATCGTTCAGAATATGCAACTAATGGTTAAAATTCCCGATTATCAAGACCGGCGCGTCTTCCATACAATGAAAGTGAGACCTTTTACAAAATCAGCACTTAAGGTTAAAGCACAAGATGGCAAAATAAAAGTAATAAAAATTATCCCTAATCAAATTATTACAGAAATGTGGTTAACCAATCCTAAGATTATAAAAAAGGAAGTTGTTCCGGATTTTGAACGAGATATTTTAAAATTAGTTGTCTGCGAACGCCATAAAAAAACAGGCAATATTGGAGTTGGGTTTGTTAGTGGCTTTGGACTCAAAAAAGGTGCATTGGCATCATCCGTTTCTCATGATTCACATAACATTATCGCAGTTGGCACAAATGATGATGATATTTATTATGCGATTAAATCTTTAATAAAACTTGGTGGAGGGTTTGTGGCAGTAGATAAAGAAAAGATTAAAGCTTCACTTCCCTTGCCCATTGCCGGATTAATGTCCAATGAACCAGCAGAAATAGTTAGTAATAAATTAAAGGAACTTATTAGAATAGGAAAATTATGGGGAGTTAAGATTGATAATCCTTTTATTACATTATCCTTTCTGGCTTTACCGGTTATTCCTGAATTAAAACTTACAGATAAAGGATTGATTGATGTGAATAGATTTAAGATAGTTCCACTCTGGGATAAATAA
- the hpt gene encoding hypoxanthine phosphoribosyltransferase, whose amino-acid sequence MVRIIPLISETRLNQKVEKIARQISKDYKNTTPLLVGVLKGAWVFMADLVRNITIPVNCDFLQVSSYGYATESSGVVKIVTDLKCAIENRDIILVEDIVDTGLTLKYITDYLALKKPRSIKICSLLDKPARHKIKVKIDYLGFKVPNKFVVGYGIDYQELYRNLPYIAYVEFDNKKNGSAKH is encoded by the coding sequence ATGGTAAGAATAATTCCTTTAATTTCTGAAACCAGACTAAACCAAAAAGTCGAAAAAATAGCCAGACAAATTTCTAAGGACTATAAAAACACGACTCCGCTTTTAGTTGGTGTGCTAAAAGGTGCTTGGGTCTTTATGGCAGATTTAGTCCGAAATATTACTATACCTGTAAACTGTGATTTTCTACAAGTTTCAAGTTACGGTTATGCTACCGAAAGTTCTGGTGTTGTGAAAATCGTAACGGATCTGAAATGTGCCATTGAAAATCGCGATATAATATTAGTCGAAGATATTGTCGATACAGGTCTTACTCTAAAATATATTACGGATTATCTTGCCTTAAAAAAGCCGCGAAGCATTAAAATCTGCTCATTATTGGATAAACCAGCTCGGCATAAAATAAAAGTAAAAATTGATTATTTGGGATTCAAAGTTCCTAATAAATTTGTTGTCGGTTATGGTATTGATTATCAAGAATTGTACCGTAATCTGCCATATATTGCTTATGTAGAATTTGATAATAAAAAAAATGGTTCTGCCAAACATTAA
- a CDS encoding protein-L-isoaspartate(D-aspartate) O-methyltransferase: MEVNNDYAILRNKMVQEQLISRRIKNPKVLDAFRKVPRHLFVPSSLVHQAYGDYPLPIGFNQTISQPYIVAAMTEYLDIYESHRVLEIGTGSGYQTAILALLAKTVYSVERIAELSLNARKILQRLGYTNIRYKIGDGTLGWKEFAPFDRIIVTAASEFIPGQLQEQLAENGRIVIPLGKGYTQTLVLGVKHNGRVKQRRIFECAFVPLVPDNA; the protein is encoded by the coding sequence ATGGAAGTTAATAATGATTATGCAATTTTACGAAACAAGATGGTGCAAGAACAACTTATTAGTCGCAGAATTAAAAATCCGAAAGTATTGGATGCATTTCGTAAAGTGCCACGGCATCTTTTTGTGCCTTCGAGCTTAGTTCATCAAGCATATGGTGACTATCCATTGCCCATCGGTTTTAACCAAACCATCTCACAACCTTATATAGTTGCGGCTATGACTGAGTATTTGGATATTTACGAATCACATCGGGTTTTAGAAATTGGCACCGGCTCAGGTTATCAGACTGCAATCTTGGCATTGCTTGCGAAAACGGTTTATTCTGTTGAACGAATTGCTGAACTTTCATTGAATGCGCGCAAAATATTACAGCGATTAGGTTATACAAACATTCGATATAAAATTGGCGATGGCACATTAGGTTGGAAAGAATTTGCCCCATTTGACCGAATAATTGTAACCGCAGCCTCTGAATTTATACCTGGCCAACTTCAAGAACAACTTGCGGAAAATGGCAGAATTGTCATTCCGCTGGGAAAAGGTTATACCCAAACCTTGGTACTTGGCGTCAAACACAACGGCCGTGTAAAACAAAGAAGAATCTTTGAATGTGCCTTTGTGCCATTGGTGCCAGACAATGCTTAA
- a CDS encoding pyridoxal phosphate-dependent aminotransferase family protein, with protein MDLFDKCLKYYPIVERAKRTGFYPYFRALDSEPDRRVVIKGKELIMLGSNNYLGLTTHPQLKEAAIKAIEKYGTGCTGSRFLNGTLDLHEELEHKLAEFFHKEDCIVFSTGFQTNLGVISSLVRKGDVAIVDKLDHASIVDGCQLSYGRSVRFLHNDMKDLERVLSSLDKDCGKLIIVDGIFSMEGDIIDLPNVVRLAKKYKARVMVDDAHSVGVLGKRGAGTAEHFGLEDSVDLIMGTFSKSFATIGGFIVGDKKVITYIRHQARSLIFSASIPPPAVATVLAALEIIKNEPERRKRLWHNTNKMLNGFKKLGYNTGTSCTPVIPLIIGDDTKAINFWHDLYEGGIFANPVIPPAVPPGRSLIRTSYMATHTDEDLDEALSIFEKVGKKAGII; from the coding sequence ATGGATTTATTTGATAAGTGTCTCAAATACTATCCGATTGTGGAGCGTGCAAAGCGTACTGGATTTTATCCTTATTTTCGGGCATTAGATTCTGAACCTGACCGCCGGGTTGTTATCAAAGGTAAAGAATTAATAATGCTGGGCTCGAATAATTATCTTGGCTTGACCACACATCCCCAATTAAAAGAAGCCGCAATTAAAGCCATTGAAAAATATGGCACAGGTTGCACTGGTTCTCGTTTTCTTAATGGCACATTAGATTTACACGAGGAATTAGAGCACAAATTAGCCGAGTTTTTTCATAAAGAAGATTGTATTGTCTTTTCTACTGGGTTTCAAACAAATTTAGGAGTTATCTCTTCTTTAGTTCGTAAGGGTGATGTTGCAATTGTTGATAAACTTGACCATGCTTCTATTGTGGATGGTTGTCAATTATCATATGGCCGTTCGGTCCGTTTTCTTCATAATGATATGAAAGATTTAGAACGAGTACTCAGTAGTTTGGATAAAGATTGTGGAAAGTTGATAATCGTAGATGGTATATTCAGTATGGAAGGCGATATTATTGATTTACCTAATGTCGTAAGGCTTGCGAAAAAATATAAAGCCCGAGTTATGGTTGATGATGCCCACTCAGTTGGAGTTTTAGGCAAACGAGGAGCAGGCACCGCTGAGCATTTTGGTTTAGAAGACTCGGTCGACTTAATAATGGGAACTTTCTCAAAATCATTTGCTACAATTGGTGGTTTTATTGTCGGTGATAAAAAAGTCATAACTTATATTAGACATCAAGCCCGCTCACTAATTTTCTCCGCGAGTATTCCACCACCAGCAGTTGCAACTGTTCTCGCTGCCTTAGAAATAATCAAAAATGAACCTGAACGACGTAAACGGCTCTGGCACAATACTAATAAGATGTTGAATGGCTTTAAGAAATTAGGATATAATACCGGCACAAGTTGCACTCCAGTTATTCCCTTAATTATTGGAGATGATACGAAAGCAATTAATTTTTGGCATGATTTATATGAAGGCGGTATTTTTGCTAATCCGGTGATTCCACCGGCAGTGCCACCAGGAAGAAGTCTAATCCGCACAAGTTATATGGCGACCCATACTGACGAGGACCTTGATGAAGCATTATCAATCTTTGAAAAAGTGGGTAAAAAAGCAGGAATCATCTAA
- a CDS encoding HDIG domain-containing protein, whose product MQRAEAYQLVVSMVTNKNLIKHMLATEVCMKYLARHLCENEEEWGLVGLLHDLDYDATVNNPEQHSLITAKILQDKGLSEEQIEAIKAHCGKAGLHSKMAKALYAVDPVTGLIVASALMHPEKKLAKLDKEFILRRYKEKSFARGANREQIASCSELGLSLDNFIDVCLKAMTEIASELGL is encoded by the coding sequence ATGCAACGAGCAGAAGCATATCAATTAGTAGTTTCAATGGTCACAAACAAAAATCTTATCAAGCATATGTTAGCAACTGAAGTATGTATGAAATATCTTGCGCGACATCTTTGTGAAAACGAAGAAGAATGGGGTTTAGTTGGATTACTTCACGATTTAGATTATGATGCAACAGTAAACAATCCAGAACAACACAGTCTAATCACAGCTAAGATTTTACAAGATAAAGGACTTAGCGAAGAACAGATTGAAGCAATAAAGGCGCATTGTGGTAAAGCTGGTTTACATTCCAAGATGGCAAAAGCACTCTATGCTGTAGACCCAGTCACTGGTTTAATAGTTGCATCTGCACTGATGCATCCAGAAAAGAAACTGGCTAAACTTGATAAAGAGTTTATCTTAAGACGCTATAAAGAGAAAAGTTTTGCGCGTGGTGCGAATCGAGAACAAATTGCCAGTTGTTCCGAATTAGGGCTATCCTTAGATAATTTTATTGATGTCTGTTTAAAAGCGATGACAGAAATTGCCAGTGAATTAGGTTTATAA
- a CDS encoding glycine--tRNA ligase subunit alpha, producing MSKQKKSSVKTFQDIIFDLQKYWAEQGCLIFTPYNSEVGAGTFNPATFLRVLDKKPWRVCYIEPSKRPRDGRYAQNPLRVQQFWQLQVILKPVPENIQDIYLKSISRLGISLKDNDIRFIEDDWESPTLGAWGLGWQVELNGIEITQFTYFQQMGGLDLEMIPVELTYGLERIAMFIQKRNSIFDIQWNQDYTWGDIYRQNEIEFSKYNFELADVKFHLSLFEKYEEEADRLLEQGLVYPGYDCVIKCSHIFNILEARGAISVSERTNYIARVRKLARKSALTYIKTIENTQQQ from the coding sequence ATGTCCAAACAGAAAAAATCATCTGTAAAAACTTTTCAAGATATAATTTTTGATTTACAGAAATATTGGGCTGAACAAGGTTGTCTCATTTTTACGCCATATAATTCAGAAGTCGGCGCTGGAACTTTTAATCCTGCTACTTTTTTGAGAGTTCTGGATAAAAAGCCTTGGCGCGTCTGTTATATTGAACCATCGAAAAGACCGCGCGATGGTCGATACGCGCAAAACCCTCTAAGGGTTCAACAATTCTGGCAACTCCAAGTAATTCTCAAACCAGTTCCCGAGAATATTCAAGATATTTATTTAAAAAGCATTTCTCGTCTTGGTATTTCGCTTAAGGATAACGATATTAGATTTATTGAAGACGATTGGGAATCTCCGACCCTTGGTGCTTGGGGACTGGGATGGCAAGTAGAACTCAATGGTATTGAAATAACTCAATTTACCTATTTTCAACAAATGGGTGGTTTAGATTTAGAGATGATACCTGTTGAGTTAACTTATGGCTTAGAAAGAATTGCAATGTTTATTCAAAAGCGAAATTCGATTTTCGATATTCAGTGGAACCAAGATTACACCTGGGGTGATATTTATCGACAAAATGAAATTGAATTTTCTAAATATAATTTTGAATTGGCTGATGTTAAATTTCATTTATCGCTTTTTGAAAAATATGAAGAAGAAGCCGATAGACTCTTAGAACAAGGATTAGTTTATCCCGGCTACGATTGTGTTATTAAATGCTCACATATTTTCAATATTTTAGAAGCAAGAGGCGCAATATCAGTATCAGAACGAACCAATTATATTGCTCGAGTGAGGAAATTAGCCCGAAAGTCTGCTTTAACTTATATCAAAACTATTGAAAATACTCAACAACAATAA
- the metK gene encoding methionine adenosyltransferase translates to MKNTLYYYTSESVTEGHPDKICDQISDAVLDDVLRQDQNGRVACEVFVSVGLVIVGGEITTTAYVDLPILVRKLLYDIGYTSTKYGLSAENCAIINIIGRQSPDIAQGVDVGGAGDQGLMIGYACRETKELMPLPIMLAHKLCQRLAYVRKNKILDYLGPDGKSQVTVEYEDGKPKRVTSVVIAAQHTEDILDRTGKKITQKAREEIIETIIKSVIPKTLLDNNTKYYVNETGKFVIGGPQSDTGMTGRKVIVDTYGGMARHGGGAFSGKDPTKVDRTASYFARYVAKNCVAAGVCDKMELSLAYVIGRPDPIHIGVNTFGTGKIPDQELLKIIQEIFDFTPIGMIKKLNLRRPIYLPTACYGHFGREEENFTWEKLDSVNIIKKASYKKL, encoded by the coding sequence ATGAAAAACACACTATATTATTATACTTCAGAGTCAGTTACTGAAGGTCATCCAGATAAAATCTGTGACCAGATTTCTGATGCAGTTTTAGATGATGTTTTAAGACAAGACCAAAATGGTCGAGTTGCTTGTGAAGTATTTGTTTCAGTCGGATTAGTGATTGTGGGCGGAGAGATAACCACAACCGCATATGTTGATTTACCCATCTTAGTTCGAAAGTTATTATATGATATTGGTTATACAAGCACTAAGTATGGATTAAGTGCGGAAAATTGTGCGATTATCAATATCATTGGAAGACAGTCCCCGGATATTGCGCAAGGTGTTGATGTTGGCGGTGCTGGTGACCAAGGTTTAATGATTGGTTACGCCTGTCGTGAAACAAAAGAATTAATGCCTTTACCAATTATGCTGGCGCACAAATTATGTCAAAGACTGGCTTATGTGCGCAAGAACAAGATATTAGATTACCTTGGTCCTGATGGTAAGTCCCAAGTTACTGTTGAATATGAAGATGGTAAACCGAAAAGAGTTACCAGTGTTGTAATTGCGGCACAGCATACTGAAGATATTTTAGACCGAACCGGTAAAAAAATTACCCAAAAAGCCCGAGAAGAAATTATCGAAACAATTATAAAGTCTGTAATTCCTAAAACCCTTTTAGATAATAACACGAAATATTATGTCAATGAGACCGGTAAATTTGTTATTGGCGGTCCGCAATCAGACACAGGTATGACCGGTCGAAAGGTGATTGTTGATACTTATGGAGGAATGGCGCGACATGGTGGTGGCGCTTTTTCGGGCAAAGACCCAACTAAAGTTGACCGCACGGCTTCTTATTTTGCACGGTATGTTGCAAAAAATTGTGTTGCGGCTGGTGTCTGCGATAAGATGGAATTAAGTCTTGCCTATGTTATTGGCAGACCTGACCCAATTCATATTGGGGTCAATACCTTTGGCACAGGTAAAATTCCTGACCAAGAACTGTTGAAAATTATCCAAGAGATTTTTGATTTCACACCAATAGGTATGATAAAAAAACTTAACTTACGCCGTCCGATATATCTTCCCACAGCTTGCTATGGCCATTTTGGTAGAGAAGAAGAAAACTTCACTTGGGAAAAACTGGATAGTGTTAACATTATCAAAAAGGCATCGTATAAAAAATTATGA
- the ahcY gene encoding adenosylhomocysteinase, translating into MDFDIKDIKLAPQGKLRIEWANRFMPVLNLIRNRFEKEKPLKGIKVSGCLHITSETANLAITLKAGGAQVRLCASNPLSTQDEVSASIVKDYQIPVFAIKGENRKLYYQHIEQALDHKPDITIDDGADLVSTLHTKKKEYLKNVLGGTEETTTGVIRLKSMERDNALKYPIIAVNDSQTKFLFDNRYGTGQSTLDGILRATNFLFAGSTVVVCGYGWCGKGVASKAQGLGANVIVCEVNPIKALEAKMDGFLVMRLIDACSLGDVFVTVTGCEDVINKKHFLTMKDGAIICNSGHFDVEINKKDLAQVTVRKKLIRPFCEEYELKNHKKIYLLAEGRLVNLASAEGHPAMVMDMSFANQALSVEYLVKKGFTLENRVYKLPEELDQEIAYLKLKSMNIAIDKLTSKQKKYISSWQFGT; encoded by the coding sequence ATGGATTTTGATATAAAAGATATTAAATTAGCACCCCAAGGTAAATTACGCATTGAATGGGCAAATCGATTTATGCCCGTTTTAAACTTAATCCGAAATCGCTTTGAAAAAGAAAAACCACTGAAAGGTATCAAAGTCTCTGGTTGTCTTCATATCACTTCAGAAACGGCAAATTTAGCAATTACGCTCAAAGCCGGCGGAGCTCAAGTTCGATTATGTGCTTCTAATCCCCTGTCCACCCAAGATGAAGTCTCTGCCAGTATTGTTAAAGATTATCAAATTCCGGTATTTGCAATCAAAGGCGAAAACCGAAAATTATACTATCAACACATTGAGCAAGCATTAGACCATAAACCTGATATCACCATTGACGACGGAGCCGATTTAGTTTCAACCTTACATACCAAGAAAAAAGAATATCTTAAAAATGTTCTTGGTGGCACTGAAGAGACAACCACTGGAGTTATCAGATTAAAGAGTATGGAAAGAGATAACGCCTTAAAATATCCCATCATTGCTGTTAATGACTCTCAAACTAAATTCTTATTCGATAACCGATATGGCACGGGTCAATCGACATTAGACGGCATTTTAAGAGCAACTAATTTTCTTTTTGCTGGTTCAACTGTAGTTGTCTGTGGTTATGGTTGGTGTGGTAAAGGCGTTGCTAGTAAAGCCCAAGGTCTGGGAGCCAATGTTATCGTCTGTGAAGTTAATCCCATTAAGGCACTGGAAGCCAAAATGGATGGGTTTTTAGTAATGAGATTGATTGATGCCTGCTCTTTGGGCGATGTATTTGTCACGGTCACCGGTTGCGAAGATGTCATAAACAAAAAACATTTTTTAACAATGAAAGACGGAGCAATCATCTGCAACTCAGGCCATTTTGATGTTGAAATAAATAAAAAAGACCTTGCTCAAGTAACTGTGAGAAAAAAATTAATTCGGCCTTTTTGTGAAGAATATGAACTTAAAAACCACAAAAAGATTTATCTTTTAGCCGAAGGTAGGTTAGTCAACTTAGCATCGGCTGAAGGACATCCGGCAATGGTAATGGATATGTCATTTGCCAATCAGGCATTATCTGTAGAATACCTTGTCAAAAAAGGATTTACTTTAGAAAATAGAGTATATAAACTTCCAGAAGA